CTTGTGTTGAGACTATAAGTCCCATATTGTTTAGGTTTTTTAaaatcctgcgatttataatcctTAGAGCCACTTCACTCatcgccaattggttttgagttttttttttttcataaactaAACCTCATTTGGTTACATCAAAACATATTCAAGACTTGGATCATTACATGGATTTTTCTGGTCATTACATGACTTGTTTGACAGATAAATAACACTAACTGTTACAACAACACTTTGAATTCCATTCCATCGAACTAATTGATACTTCAATTTCAACCACATTCATATTATTTCCAATAAACCAAAAATAAGGTAATAGGATTTGTTTAAATGGCCCTGTTAGTTTTTTATGAACAAAACCAAACAAAGCAACAACTCTACGCAAAGTTGTGTTAGGATGTTCAAGTAATCTAACCATttttcaaggttttgaatgaTAATTAAGTTATCTAATCTAAAGGAACACACTAAATTAAAGTATCATCTGACCTATGTAACATTATGACTCGGTCTAACTGGTTTTGAGTTGGACATCCATATTCTAATACCTTCCTACATTTTTTCCAGACCAATTGAATTGAAGTTAGAATTTAGCACACGTTGAGTCTCCCTAGTTTCCAAATTTGGTATCAAATATCGAATTCCTACATTTGACGAAGTCTGTAGAGCCCCGCTATCATAGATTGTGTCGGGACTCAGGAGGGAAACGTTTTCGACCAGTTTTCAAGATTTAGTTGTGTACAAGGACGGATTTACAGCAAGACTTCCCTTGGCTGGAGCCATCCCTAAAATCCCAAAAAACCATTCTTTTTGTTACCTAATTTAGATTGGGCCAAACTCTATGTGTGATTTTTAGGCTGAAGCCCAGGGTGAAGAACATTTCTGGTTCCGCCCCTGGCTACTGGTTTGCATCCATTCCTTCTTGTTGCACAGGACTCCTACTTGTTTGATTGACTAGAACCTTTCAAAATGATAGGAAAAGTACGATTTATTCATAGTTAAAATGGGAatgtaaaagaaaagaaattgcttAAAATTTTTGAGACAACGATAACAACTGAAATTTTGGGTTTACATCGGGTTAAAACCTGTTCCAAACCCCGGAGTGTTACAGTCATGATGATATTTGGTGTTGTTTTCATGTTAAAAAAATGTGGCCAGTATGGCGGAGCCTGGGGACCAAAACCAAAAGTTTTGAATTAAATATATGTTCATAGGTTAGGTTGTGCTGGTTTTGAGCAACGTTTAACATCTCTTTAATACAAGTTAATCTCTTGATCCCAATTTTGTTGGAAGAGAGAAATGCTGGCACCAAAACATGGGAAAAGTCAGTCTTATTGTTAAAgtctacgggcatccaactcaaaaccaattgacaatgagtggagcggcccttccatattatattttaagttaattaaacgGATTATAACGACGTGAGACGTCTATTTGTCCTTTCACAAATATGCTTCCTCTAAAACTCCAAGCTGGGAGTGAACCCCTGCTCTACATCAATAGCTTTCATAGGCTTAGAATTTGTATTCAGGCGATGCGAACTTCTTGTTGTTACCCTGGGTTTAGCGGGTAATAATTTTTACTCATTCTGGACAGTATTGCGCTAAGCATAGGCAGCCAGTTTTATGCAACCCTGAACATTTGTCCAGAAATTCGGCTCTGGACAAATTACTCATCCTGGACAACCAATGAACGCTATCAACTTTTACTGGGGCTATTGCTCTCATATGGTGTGAAACCATGAAGTTTGAATAGCTTTACTGGGGCTCTTGCTCTCTTATGGTGTGAAACCATGAACTTTAAACTTTGAATAGCAATTTACTTAAATTGGAGTCTGGGAACGCCACCAACCTAAACCGAACCACCCCCAAAAAGTCAAATTAAAGACTCTTCGTAATTATCAGTCCACAAGCACTAACTAGCTATGAGCAGCAGGTAATTTCTCCATTTCGAAATTTCCATTCCCTAGTGGCCTTATTCTTCTTCGGTCTTCTTTGTCTGTAATTTCTTTTCTCAGGTAAAGTCTAACTTCACATTGGATTAGGTCAAAATTAGTTTTAAAAGTACTCCTAATTCCTTCCATTAGAGTGTTGGCAAACCAAACAAAGGAAGGGAGAAGTTGCCAAATGGCTGACTGTCTGCAGTGTTCTCGACTCCTGTAACAATATAAGGACATTGACTTTTCCTCGACAACTTTCTCAAAAGTCAATTTAGTCAACCCCAAACCAGAAAATTTAACTTAAAAAACAGAAAGCAGAACAGAGGAGGAAATGGACTAcgaaccctagttagcaattcgggattcggcaaacatacggaacggcaaacgtacgagtattatacggttttgtaaaatccagattcggtccaaaattcggtcaacgggacgtgattcgtcagtaattcggaacggcatacgtacgtgtataattcgatttataaatgtgagttcggctctgaaaattcggtatctatatataacaaataatttgtatttataaggtcatagaccaatttttatgcatatgtgtgagttatttaaagaaaaaataaacttaatatgatgatattaataatatatacaacattagttatccaagaggacgtcgtatggtggtttagatgcttggttagtgagtttgagatctctctcaccttcaccttcaaatctcttcagtcgtttttgtttcataaaaattacaacacgtctaatattcggtcgtgtatgctcggaaggcagtaaagcccaaaaagtggagtctttgaaaagtaaaagctaaagaatttatggcgaattaagcggacgtatcattcggaatacgtaaaattcgtgaacggttcgcgaataatccgggaatgccacataatacgcgacttgggttcacGGAATTGCAAACGTACAcgaataaaacggtaaaattcgtgatacggaaaaattcgcgaatgattcgcgaacttactaactaggctacGAACCTTAAGAGAATTGAATTTCGTGGAAAACAtaataatttcattttttatctcgaaattgAGATTAATTCTAGATTTACATTTTGTAATAATAAATTTTACATTGACGTAAGAAATTTTACTAGTCGAATTTCCTTTGAACCTAATACTACTGTTACTGCTAAAACTAAAATTATAATCAAAGAAATTAAACGGGACTTCATCATTTTCAAAATCAAATCTTCCTGAAAACTCAActttatcttcatcatcatcattgtaaaCTGAGTCTGACCTACTAGTTGGTGCTGTTGTGGGTTCATCGACTGATATTGTCGAAAATTCGAATTCCTCTCCGGAAAAATCCACACTTTCTTGACAATTCTCATTTCTAATGGTGATCCAATCATCTTCGCACTCCCAATTGGGTTCAATTGGTGATGAAATTTTTCTTACTCTGTCAataacagaaattgaagaacaaaCGGTTGAAACATTTCGCGGTGTTTcgttaacttcttccattgaatccCAAAAATCTTGATCAAGTATACTTGTTGGAGATTTCATTTTAGATTCTTTGAATTTCTTTGAATTGAATTCATCAACGAATGGATGTTTAAGAAGCTGATTGGTATTCCATCTCTTTTTTGGATCCCTTTCCAAACATTTACTTAAGAAATCCTTGGCATTTTCTGACAAAAAACTTGGAAATTCAGGAACTTCCCCTGAAAATGCAATTCTATAGAGGACAGAAACTGCATCGTCACCATCTGATGCCCATGGGGCACGTCCAGTAGCCATTTCAATAATTGTGCAACCAAGTGCCCAAATATCAGCAGGACACCCTTGTTCTTCACCACGTGCAACCTCTGGTGCCATGAATACCGGTGTACCTGAAATTCTTGATGAGTCTTTGATATTCGAAACTTCGTCCATCCATTTAGCACAACCCAAGTCTGCAATTTTGGCACCATTTTCCCCAATCAATATATTTCTGCCTTTAATATCACAGTGAACCAATCCATTTGAATGAAGATAATTCAACCCACGGAGAATTTCAGCAGTATAAGATTTAATCGAAAATTCATCGAGCTTTCCCTTTTGTTCTTGAATTGCTTCAGTAAGCGTTCCGCCGGAAACATATTCCATAAAAAGATTATACATTAACTCACCATTTTCATTTGTAGTATCAGAACCAATGTACTTAATAATTTGTGGACAATCAAGCGAAGAAAGAATTCTTTCCTCTCTTTTCAAGAATTCTGCTCGATATAGCTCTGCGGATTTCACAGCGAAAAGATCACCATTTTTCTGTGAGGTTGCGACGGAAACTACAGCTGATGATCCACGACCAATTGTTTTGCCTCTGATCCAATTCATTGTAATTGAGGttttttgagagagagagagagagagagagagagagagagagagagagagagagtttgtgAAGAAGGAAGGAAGAGAGAAAGAAAGTGTTCAGTTGTAAAAATGTTGGTTTGGTTTTAGCTGGAATGTAAGCTGGAGAATGACTATATATATACGTAGACTATGATTGGGGGGTCTTTGCTGGTTAGAGAATTTAACGCAACACAACAACACAAGCAAAACAATTTGTCCAAGTGCGGCtgtttcttttactttttctcttcttcttttctctctcaaTTAGAAATGAAAATGTAATGGATTTCCTCCACGTGTCAAAAAGAGATGGGTTGAGAGCTTTGGCCGTTTGGGCGGCGGTTGCTTGGCTTGAAATAAAGACTTCCCACATGGTAACACGTGAGCACGTGCCTTGATTAAGGGTGTTTTTCAGTTTAATTACCGCAGTAAATAGGTTCAATTTGACTTTTTACAACGGGAACATCTCCTGTGAGAAGCTTCTAATATGTAGCCAAAAACCAGAAATGATGACCAAAGAAGTGACGGTAGTAAAAGAAAACGTATTTGATAAAACTTGCGAGAATTACGCGGAATGGTTGAACGAAAGGGTAAAAGGTCATGTGCAGGAGAAAAGATAAGGTATTCGGTGGTTTGGCCAGTGCAGCAGATTGGCAATGAatagtatattttttttttgtctggaaAACTGGAATTGAATTTGATTGGAGGGAATTGGATATTCTGATCTCTGATTCGTTTTATTATATTTAGTGGACTTTAATTTCTTAGTATATTAGGTGTGGGTTCACATTAGTGGAGTAGTACAACAAGATAAATATATATACGGCTGATTTTAGGTATATCTTTTAATTTTTCAGTATTTAATTTGCCAATATTTTCctgatcaaaaataaaataaaccttgAGGGGAATTAAATACGACTGCATGTTGTTTGCTTTTATAGCAAATTAATATTGCACTAAGCAAATAAATGCCAGTGTTATTTTCTGCCGTATCTACAAATTAATTCTCAATATATCCTTTGCATTTACAGTAAATTAAATACTGTTTGTCTGCTGTCAATGCGGTTGAGATGAATGATCAATTGCAGATACTTTACTTGGAAAATGTCACCCAAATTTCCTCCCcgggataaaagaaaaaactcGATTTTGCCGAAAACTAACCTACTTGTATTATACAAACAAATAAATTGAATGGTCAATTTGGGAGTTGACTTCCGGACTAACCAATCCAATATGTTTGACCAGCTAATCTGACTACCGGATTGGCACTCAACTTCTAATGTTTTCTTAGTTTAGTTCACCTTTTCCATACAAGTAACTGTGCTTTGTCTTTCATGGATATCCAACCATCTGGAATAATTCCATAAACCTAAATTGTGGCCGGTGAAGAAACATATAATAGAACACACGGTAGAGTCTATCCATTACTAGTGATTCAAGTGGATAATGATCATAAAACCCCACAAATGGAATTATTTGACCAATGGGTTGTTCATTGGGACAATACTAATATTAGGTATCTTGCctatttggggaaaattgggacAATCTTGATCTTAAGTATTTTGCCTATTGGGAATTTGCCCCAAATAACAACTTGGGAAGGTGGTTGTTATTctaatcaaaagaatatttctccTAGAAAATGAAGATACCAAATACTACCATTTACTTCATACTTTTATAGAGATACCAAAGGTTAGGGTAGGATTACAGATAAGGTGATGTCAGTAATTAATataatattacaaagaatcaaaagcTAATAAAGGTTGTGTGAAATGAGATGTTATTGATCATTCAAAggggtttagggttggtttaGGAACAAGTAAAGGTTTTAGGATCAAAGAAAGTAAAGTAGAAACTAAAGAGAGAGTCAAGAGTGAATGAGAGGGAGACTCGGCAGATCAGAGACGTTGTAACAAAccaaaccaattcaaaaaaaaagcTTTGATTCTCTTAATAAAACCGACAGTTAGAATATGGTTGTAAAGAAAAGCTAACCTCTAATTCTCTGTATTTCTAAGTAAAACCAACATAAATAGAAAGCATTCATGTCCAACATTTGTGAGTTGTGGCTCAACTAGATCCCAAGAGTAGTCGGTTACAAGGGGACCTAGGATCATGTCCACTACATCTATCTGTCTTTATGTGTTCGCTCACTAGTCCAAAAATAATTCACAAACGTTGTGTTTTTTCCAACACTGTCACTGTAATACAGTGGAAAAACCAATGAtttgagtttgaaactcgtcaCCACCGTCTTTTTAATTTATCTGAAAAAATTGTTGgaattgtgtttttccttttaaaGAACTCCCATCACATGATTCAGGTAGTAATACTGTTACTGGTGAGTCCTTAAGAAAAC
This is a stretch of genomic DNA from Papaver somniferum cultivar HN1 chromosome 1, ASM357369v1, whole genome shotgun sequence. It encodes these proteins:
- the LOC113351754 gene encoding mitogen-activated protein kinase kinase kinase 18-like translates to MNWIRGKTIGRGSSAVVSVATSQKNGDLFAVKSAELYRAEFLKREERILSSLDCPQIIKYIGSDTTNENGELMYNLFMEYVSGGTLTEAIQEQKGKLDEFSIKSYTAEILRGLNYLHSNGLVHCDIKGRNILIGENGAKIADLGCAKWMDEVSNIKDSSRISGTPVFMAPEVARGEEQGCPADIWALGCTIIEMATGRAPWASDGDDAVSVLYRIAFSGEVPEFPSFLSENAKDFLSKCLERDPKKRWNTNQLLKHPFVDEFNSKKFKESKMKSPTSILDQDFWDSMEEVNETPRNVSTVCSSISVIDRVRKISSPIEPNWECEDDWITIRNENCQESVDFSGEEFEFSTISVDEPTTAPTSRSDSVYNDDDEDKVEFSGRFDFENDEVPFNFFDYNFSFSSNSSIRFKGNSTSKISYVNVKFIITKCKSRINLNFEIKNEIIMFSTKFNSLKAMMFLNDIGKKTQQWENSRKPQKAILLGRGNVNKVEGSFESYVKIAAIAKRLEALELSQASGRR